The Huiozyma naganishii CBS 8797 chromosome 3, complete genome genome contains a region encoding:
- the CLB3 gene encoding B-type cyclin CLB3 (similar to Saccharomyces cerevisiae CLB3 (YDL155W) and CLB4 (YLR210W); ancestral locus Anc_7.332), with amino-acid sequence MNSIIGSQQGRYERIDKENTAPQEYSNNSKSTVSLLSGTNDGIHIPKHRSVLSDVTSQIENKQSTNLNNKPQTGNASALNNGTTYSNPGTNNHQSTIIETLTSSPSLSTSSSIINASVVREKHHFPSDTVSVEDDFEDNDSYKNDVNEYSPIEEDDNNNYLKEPLEPKIDASIQATLDESYKKYDRSTPDPMDEDTYDIVMVAELSNDIFAYLRKLELKFRPNPNYMHYQRHLKWSYRRILLDWLVEVHNRFQLLPETLYLTVNLIDRLLSKKSVLLDRFQVVGAAALFIAAKYEEINCPTLKEIVYMLNGTYTKEDIIAAETYIIDSLGFEIGFPGPMSFLRRISKADDYEYDVRTLAKYLLESTIMDSRLVSAVPSWLAASAYFLSKVILGYTTWSQKHTYYSGYTQQQILPLASIILDNCKDATAHHRVIYEKYSHRRYGNCSQIVARWIEATERKITKKDTLVNEGDRTR; translated from the coding sequence ATGAATTCAATAATTGGATCTCAGCAAGGTAGGTACGAAAGAATCgataaagaaaatacagCTCCTCAAGAGTACAGCAATAACTCCAAATCAACAGTGTCTTTATTATCCGGCACAAACGATGGTATTCATATTCCAAAGCACAGATCTGTTTTGAGTGATGTCACTTCACAGATTGAAAACAAGCAAAGTACAAATTTGAATAACAAGCCCCAGACAGGCAACGCCTCTGCATTGAATAACGGCACCACGTACAGCAATCCCGGTACAAATAACCATCAGAGCACTATTATAGAGACACTGACTTCATCACCTTCACTTTCCACAAGCAGTAGCATTATCAACGCGTCTGTCGTCCGGGAAAAGCATCATTTCCCCTCGGATACTGTATCGGTAGAGGATGATTTCGAAGATAACGATTCTTACAAAAATGACGTAAACGAATATTCCCCGATCGAGGAGGATGACAACAATAACTATTTGAAGGAACCCTTGGAGCCAAAGATTGATGCCAGCATACAGGCTACCTTGGATGAAAGTTACAAAAAGTATGATAGATCGACGCCCGATCCAATGGACGAAGACACATACGATATAGTAATGGTGGCTGAACTCAGCAACGACATATTTGCATATCTTAGGAAGCTAGAGTTAAAGTTCAGGCCAAATCCAAATTACATGCATTACCAAAGACATTTAAAGTGGTCATACAGAAGGATTCTTCTTGATTGGCTAGTAGAAGTCCATAACCGGTTCCAATTACTCCCCGAGACTCTATATCTGACGGTAAATCTAATAGATCGTCTCCTATCAAAGAAATCCGTACTTTTGGATAGATTCCAGGTTGTAGGTGCGGCAGCTTTATTCATCGCAGCCAAATACGAAGAGATCAACTGtccaactttgaaagaaattgTGTACATGTTAAACGGTACTTACACAAAGGAAGATATCATAGCGGCGGAAACGTATATTATAGACAGTCTCGGTTTCGAAATAGGTTTCCCTGGGCCGATGTCGTTCCTGCGCAGAATAAGCAAAGCAGACGACTACGAATACGACGTAAGAACGTTGGCTAAGTACCTTCTTGAATCTACAATTATGGACTCAAGATTGGTATCTGCTGTGCCAAGTTGGCTGGCAGCTAGTGCATACTTTCTCAGTAAAGTAATCCTCGGCTACACCACGTGGTCTCAGAAACACACGTATTATTCTGGCTACACTCAGCAGCAGATATTGCCGTTGGCATCAATAATCCTGGATAACTGTAAAGACGCTACCGCCCATCATAGGGTGATTTATGAGAAGTACTCGCATAGGCGCTACGGAAACTGCTCCCAGATAGTCGCCAGATGGATTGAAGcaacagaaagaaagatTACGAAAAAGGACACACTCGTGAATGAGGGGGACAGAACAAGgtaa
- the MSH5 gene encoding MutS family protein MSH5 (similar to Saccharomyces cerevisiae MSH5 (YDL154W); ancestral locus Anc_7.331), with the protein METEQEFTINEDTRGSVIYDFDSTNDIILCLEVNNKQLGVAVFDCQTRGFRVSPQDYFVSTLTVASSLGVSYYDEINAILGSIILGENPTLCLLSSRLDSACYNFVKEKEENMNFKVDVQSNKIFRKVKELKNLNFEVHTENVLLDEIYLNSKTNAKASAAAFGAILHILKQHAEGVNDDLAMNEDETITTSLLNMVRSLKPLETEGIMFIDEDTIASLQIFPSSHNFYSEKVNKEGCFSIFQLLNHTSSNHSKKLLTSWLTAPLTDINKIKARQAVIEILLDEANGSQFQEIQYLIKKCPDMFSVFNQFCDGKETYRTWLNLELFLEICCSLFRTVHALDVTDYNNILSRIKALKYVKTLHSLSQHVSSIMDIENTKDTKQATIAYGVDKKLDKYRTIYNELEGILVEVANNSEDTLTDVVPLGKLNEVRRLKENDIVNAVYIPELGYLVALDILVEEHFVTFQDIMWEEVFRTSTHIYFKTEETSKLDEAYGDICSKISDLRIEILYSLKVEILNVKTSAIEFYELIAELDVLQSFAQVSQTNDYTKPKMVLDESFISVKKARHPLYETTVSIYIPNDLTLDGGKYSDEHWFEHDKNRVNILSGANASGKTVFITQIALLCYLAQIGCYVPADNATIGIVDKILTRIRTEETVTKLQSSFELDSRQMSKCLAFATPRSLVLIDEYGKGTDVIDGPALFGAIIKHLSTDKACPRVLATTHFHELFKPDLLTTHIPGVQHYVTEILWDNTTPGSETEPNFGLTFLYTIKKGICDNSFGVYCAKICGLKKSIVERGQQLTALIAEGKDIVSEYGTLSQKEINDFERNQRIVKRFMAWDLDLESTTTGHSLAEKLKNMLQDSTA; encoded by the coding sequence ATGGAAACGGAGCAGGAATTTACTATAAATGAGGATACTCGTGGTTCAGTTATTTATGATTTTGATTCAACTAATGACATTATATTGTGTCTCGAAGTGAATAACAAACAACTAGGTGTTGCAGTTTTCGACTGTCAAACACGTGGTTTCCGAGTGTCTCCTCAAGACTACTTTGTATCCACTTTGACCGTCGCTAGTTCGTTGGGAGTATCATATTATGATGAAATCAATGCCATCCTTGGTAGTATAATCCTCGGTGAAAACCCAACTTTATGTTTATTATCTAGCAGATTGGATTCTGCTTGTTATAATTTCgtgaaagaaaaagaggaaaatatGAACTTCAAGGTTGATGTTCAAAGCAACAAGATCTTCCGAAAAGTAAAAGAGCTGAAgaatttgaattttgaagTACATACCGAGAATGTTTTACTGGATGAAATATATCTAAATTCGAAAACAAATGCTAAGGCCAGTGCTGCTGCCTTTGGTGCTATTTTACACATACTAAAGCAGCATGCCGAGGGCGTGAATGATGATCTCGCGATGAATGAAGATGAAACTATTACCACAAGCTTGTTAAATATGGTACGCTCTTTAAAACCTTTGGAGACAGAAGGTATAATGTTCATCGATGAAGACACTATTGCTTCATTACAAATATTCCCGTCATCACATAATTTTTACAGCGAAAAAGTGAACAAAGAGGGCTGCTTCAGTATCTTTCAACTTTTAAACCACACCTCATCAAATCACAGcaaaaaacttttgacGTCATGGCTAACCGCACCATTAACAGATATTAACAAAATTAAAGCAAGACAAGCAGTCATTGAAATTTTATTGGATGAAGCAAATGGTTCTcagtttcaagaaattcaGTACTTGATTAAGAAGTGTCCGGATATGTTTTCAGTGTTTAATCAATTTTGTGATGGCAAGGAAACGTACCGCACCTGGTTAAATTTGGAACTATTCCTTGAAATTTGTTGTAGTTTATTCAGAACAGTTCACGCATTGGATGTAACAGATTATAATAACATATTGTCCAGAATCAAGGCTTTAAAATATGTTAAGACCCTACATTCTCTCTCTCAACACGTTTCCAGCATAATGGACATTGAGAATACAAAAGATACAAAACAAGCAACTATTGCGTATGGTGTTGATAAGAAATTGGACAAGTACCGTACTATTTATAACGAACTAGAGGGAATTTTAGTAGAGGTTGCAAACAATTCTGAAGATACACTAACTGATGTTGTTCCGCTGGGCAAGCTCAACGAAGTAAGACGGTTAAAAGAAAACGATATCGTTAATGCCGTCTATATTCCCGAACTTGGTTATTTGGTAGCCTTGGATATATTAGTTGAGGAACATTTTGTAACATTCCAAGATATTATGTGGGAGGAAGTTTTTAGAACCTctacacatatatatttcaaaacagaagagaccagTAAATTGGATGAAGCATATGGGGatatttgttcaaagatttcCGACTTAAGAATCGAAATACTATATTCATTAAAAGTCGAAATTTTAAATGTCAAGACTTCTGCCATTGAATTTTATGAACTAATTGCCGAACTTGACGTTTTACAGTCTTTTGCTCAAGTTTCTCAAACAAATGATTACACAAAGCCAAAGATGGTTTTGGATGAAAGTTTTATTAGTGTAAAAAAGGCTAGGCACCCTCTCTATGAAACAACCGTTTCAATATACATACCCAATGACTTAACTTTGGACGGTGGAAAATACAGTGATGAACACTGGTTTGAGCATGACAAAAACAGAGTAAATATACTGAGTGGAGCTAATGCTTCAGGAAAAACAGTTTTCATAACCCAAATAGCGTTGTTATGTTATTTGGCCCAAATTGGCTGTTACGTTCCTGCAGATAACGCAACGATAGGAATAGTAGATAAAATTTTAACAAGAATAAGGACCGAGGAAACAGTAACAAAGCTACAAAGCAGTTTTGAGCTGGACTCAAGACAAATGTCAAAGTGTCTTGCTTTCGCAActccaagaagtttggTACTAATTGACGAGTATGGGAAAGGGACTGACGTGATAGATGGACCCGCCCTATTTGGAGCGATAATTAAACACTTATCGACAGATAAAGCTTGCCCAAGGGTGTTAGCAACCACACATTTTCATGAGTTGTTTAAACCGGATCTGCTAACAACCCACATTCCAGGAGTTCAGCATTACGTAACAGAAATTCTTTGGGACAATACCACACCCGGCTCAGAAACGGAACCAAATTTTGGCTTAACATTTCTCTACACAATTAAGAAAGGGATTTGTGATAATTCGTTCGGTGTTTATTGTGCAAAGATTTGCGGCCTTAAAAAGTCTATTGTCGAGAGAGGGCAGCAATTGACAGCTCTGATAGCAGAGGGTAAGGACATTGTTTCGGAATATGGCACACTCtcccaaaaagaaatcaatGATTTTGAGAGAAACCAACGGATCGTTAAAAGGTTCATGGCGTGGGATCTTGATCTAGAGTCCACAACCACCGGACACAGCTTAGCagaaaaattaaaaaataTGTTACAAGATTCTACTGCTTAA
- the SAS10 gene encoding rRNA-processing protein SAS10 (similar to Saccharomyces cerevisiae SAS10 (YDL153C); ancestral locus Anc_7.330), with protein sequence MARHVQEDEGGKYGLSEADDFAAKREKVLLENSSLARNAASSDDDDSLDDLDEEEVMEISEDDEEDDDEEEKERVYRKVFGRSMEKESDGQQPADQMLDNEAAWGDNKNEYYGADDLDDQETAKEIEKEALRQQRKHLQDLNMDDYLDNEIEEEWVKTAKNFDVNFDAEFRSSTKQLGSAVSRKDVLKMDEDSKKEYLATTFPEFSPLCQEFTTLNGTLQSMKSSKQTELVKLKHVALASYLGVISSYFGILLHEFNNNEDFTTMRDHPIMEAILTSKEVWRQASELSDHLESESGSASEQEQVSEEEEVESDLGELDPETLKDIAADVESSDNHSNESSASEAELDDFEEYVTQSRLDKGKKDVTHEDVDDYVESEMADVDAQEKKARRRTLRFYTSKIDQQENKKSDKFAGDDDIPYKERFFERQQRLLEEARKRGMHDSSGADLDDKDYNSEDQELSKSLNSKSTNDYYQQIQKGKENRKQARQDAHKLAVIASREGKLAEVAENVGDDGKRAINYQILKNKGLTPKRNKDNRNSRVKKRKKYDKAQKKLKSVRAVYSGGQSGVYEGEKTGIKKNLTRSVKFKE encoded by the coding sequence ATGGCGAGACACGTCCAGGAAGATGAAGGGGGTAAATACGGATTAAGTGAGGCCGATGACTTTGCAGCAAAGAGGGAAAAGGTTTTGCTAGAGAATTCAAGTTTGGCTAGAAATGCTGCCTCCagtgacgatgacgactCGTTGGATGACTTGGATGAAGAGGAGGTAATGGAAATCTCAgaggatgatgaagaagatgatgacgaggaggagaaagaaaggGTTTACCGGAAAGTTTTTGGACGGAGCATGGAAAAAGAATCAGATGGACAGCAGCCAGCCGATCAAATGTTGGATAATGAAGCTGCCTGGGGTGATAACAAAAATGAATATTACGGGGCCGACGATCTGGATGATCAAGAAACCGCCAAGGAGATTGAGAAGGAAGCTTTGAGACAACAAAGAAAGCATTTACAGGATTTGAACATGGATGATTATTTGGACAATGAGATTGAGGAAGAATGGGTGAAAACAGCCAAGAACTTTGACGTGAATTTTGACGCAGAATTCAGAAGTTCCACCAAACAGCTCGGGAGCGCAGTGTCGCGCAAAGATGTTTTAAAGATGGACGAAGATTCTAAGAAAGAATATTTGGCAACTACGTTTCCTGAATTTTCACCTTTGTGTCAGGAATTCACCACTCTTAACGGCACGTTACAATCCATGAAGTCCTCAAAGCAGACTGAGCTAGTTAAACTAAAACATGTGGCGTTAGCTTCTTATTTGGGGGTTATATCATCTTACTTTGGTATTCTTTTGCATgaattcaacaacaacgaagATTTTACTACAATGAGAGACCACCCTATCATGGAAGCAATCTTAACGTCAAAAGAAGTTTGGAGGCAAGCCAGCGAATTATCAGATCACCTCGAATCAGAGAGTGGCAGTGCATcggaacaagaacaggtatcagaggaggaagaagtgGAAAGCGATCTAGGCGAGCTGGATCCAGAAACATTAAAGGACATTGCTGCAGACGTTGAATCTTCTGATAATCACTCGAATGAAAGCAGTGCATCAGAAGCTGAATTGGATGATTTCGAAGAGTATGTGACACAATCTCGTCTGGATAAAGGAAAGAAGGATGTCACTCACGAGGACGTCGACGATTACGTGGAGTCTGAAATGGCAGATGTTGATGctcaagaaaagaaagcgAGGAGACGGACGCTTAGGTTTTACACATCCAAGATTGACcaacaagaaaacaagaaatccGATAAGTTTGCTGGGGATGATGATATACCATATAAAGAACGGTTCTTTGAAAGGCAACAAAGACTGTTGGAGGAAGCCAGAAAACGTGGTATGCATGATTCAAGTGGGGCAGATTTAGACGATAAAGATTATAATTCGGAAGATCAAGAGTTATCAAAatcgttgaacagcaaAAGCACGAACGACTATTATCAGCAAATTCAAAAGGGCAAAGAAAACAGGAAGCAAGCTCGCCAGGATGCACACAAACTGGCCGTTATTGCTTCTAGGGAGGGCAAACTGGCCGAGGTTGCTGAGAATGTTGGTGATGATGGTAAACGTGCCATTAATTAtcaaatcttgaaaaataaagGTCTTACGCCTAAGAGGAATAAGGACAACAGAAACTCTCGTGTtaagaagaggaagaagtacGATAAGGCACAAAAGAAACTCAAGTCGGTACGGGCTGTTTATTCTGGTGGCCAATCTGGTGTGTACGAGGGTGAAAAGACTGGTATCAAGAAGAATTTGACCAGATCCGTCAAATTTAAAGAATAA
- the RPC53 gene encoding DNA-directed RNA polymerase III subunit C53 (similar to Saccharomyces cerevisiae RPC53 (YDL150W); ancestral locus Anc_7.329) produces MSGRLPSLRDAASSKKSTPKFKPKTVARKSKEEREANAARAKTEKELADAREQLKKKQGPAPPGERKKRVPKYLTNTHVVSSGPLAAGNFVGESGNRARSGFTSSGGGGGSGGMSRGFVKMEGGNTSLVHKGLETIENHAHQSDSEPESDQEDKNTKHSIKFNMGREYKVGETNQDLDNYIEGEDDDGELETEDLLHAKRIEQLFPVRPLRVKHDDVDALKRHIQESVSVATTREQTPKLVPELPIKSEEEPTLDDQLRHRESELQHKLSELNVDTEFGGIDVEETRSELSRLAIDYKRIRDKVLKIDNKPNRFMLFQLPHRLPAFQDITPKTEEGSGAAAEDDVPEIPTEEHSTEKNTEESKIKSKRNQHKKKKASIPQNELVGAIGTLRVHKSGKISVEIGGIPMEVSSGAETSFLQDLVALNAPPEITGSEEEPATGLKGSIEHLGKIESKIVVTPKI; encoded by the coding sequence ATGTCAGGGAGGTTACCATCTTTGAGGGACGCTGCGTCGAGCAAGAAGTCAACCCCCAAATTCAAACCGAAAACTGTAGCACGTAAATCAAaggaagagagagaggcTAACGCGGCCCGAGCAAAAACTGAGAAAGAGCTTGCCGATGCCAGGgaacaattgaagaaaaaacaggGTCCTGCTCCACCAGGGGAGAGGAAAAAGCGGGTACCCAAGTACCTGACTAACACACACGTAGTATCTAGTGGTCCTCTAGCTGCCGGGAATTTTGTTGGTGAAAGTGGGAATAGAGCTAGAAGCGGGTTTACATCCAGCGGGGGTGGAGGTGGCAGTGGCGGGATGAGCCGAGGTTTCGTCAAAATGGAAGGTGGGAACACTTCTCTTGTACACAAGGGTCTAGAAACTATCGAGAACCATGCACATCAGAGTGACTCTGAGCCAGAAAGTGATCAAGAGGACAAAAATACTAAGCACTCcatcaaattcaatatGGGGAGAGAGTACAAGGTTGGTGAGACAAATCAAGATCTTGATAACTACATTGAAGgggaggatgacgatggCGAACTGGAAACAGAGGATTTGCTTCACGCCAAAAGAATAGAACAGTTGTTCCCGGTGAGACCACTTCGTGTAAAACACGATGATGTTGACGCACTGAAAAGACATATCCAAGAGTCGGTGAGTGTTGCAACCACACGTGAACAGACGCCGAAGTTGGTACCAGAGTTGCCGATTAAGTCCGAGGAGGAACCAACTTTGGATGATCAATTGAGGCACAGAGAAAGTGAATTACAGCATAAATTGAGTGAGTTAAACGTGGATACTGAATTTGGGGGTAtagatgttgaagaaacccGGTCCGAATTGTCCAGACTCGCTATAGATTACAAAAGGATACGTGATAAGGTTCTCAAAATCGACAACAAACCAAACCGTTTCATGCTATTTCAACTGCCACATCGGCTACCTGCATTTCAAGATATTACCCCAAAGACCGAAGAAGGTTCAGGTGCTGCTGCAGAGGATGATGTGCCAGAAATCCCAACCGAAGAACATTCgacagaaaaaaacacagaAGAATCTAAGATCAAAAGCAAACGCAATCAGCataagaagaaaaaggctTCTATACCTCAAAATGAACTAGTTGGCGCTATCGGAACCCTGAGAGTTCACAAGTCCGGGAAAATATCTGTTGAGATAGGCGGTATCCCAATGGAGGTCAGCAGCGGAGCAGAAACCTCTTTTCTCCAAGATTTGGTGGCGTTAAATGCACCACCAGAAATTACAGGAAGTGAAGAAGAGCCTGCCACAGGGTTGAAGGGATCGATTGAACATTTGGGTAAAATTGAGAGCAAAATAGTGGTCACTCCTAAAATTTAA
- the ATG9 gene encoding autophagy protein ATG9 (similar to Saccharomyces cerevisiae ATG9 (YDL149W); ancestral locus Anc_7.328), which yields MDTSLSAGQNHNRGGRNTFLSRVFGMQSSDVTPLMNTEEMGSYPTDIEEGQPPQNREDEIRIPESDQDESSSEEEALGVTENYASGPAVAPKDRELVPLMDGTSIDSLPKLGQLSSESMNSDQIDAENEANMKEDIPLFKRTKPSPGYPVPPQDKAYKTVIGNPLENAAQRHDLFTASTNNQYQKHNNMPNSFLNFKNPAYDRHKNLRKSFIDDGKTKNTLKKPNILNNIHILNRTPLNKIHTLSPKEKALWKWANVENVDLFLQDVYNYFQGNGFTCIILQKMLNLATLIFVVYISTYLGYCIDYGKLSSSNRFKDITRGHCYSNNITGFVKFMLWVFYLFVCLKIVQLYFDFKNLTEIHNFYNYLLNISDNDLQTIPWKTVVEHMMLLKDQNALTANVVEVKAKNRIDPHDVANRIMRKSNYLIALYNNDILDLSLPLPLLRTNSLTKTLEWNINLCIIGYAFNDAGFIKQAFLKESQREYIIEELQKRFMLAGFLNIILSPFLVTYFVLLYFFRYFNEYKTSPGSLGTRQYTPMAEWKFREYNELYHLFKKRIGLSVPLADKYINQFPKEKVNIMMRFIAFIAGSFVAILGLFTILDPESFLNFEITNDRSALFYITILGTIWTIAQSSVSQEYAVFDPEETIRDVANYTHYLPQEWAERYHSEEVKQDFSKLYNLKIVILLRELGSLIITPFVLWFSLPKSASKVVDFFRETSVYVDGLGYVCKYALFDSLEQEVPPGNQNDISSILRSIPALKISKRLDDEGQLSDLSNNETKDAAINKMMQSYLYFMDDYGNEENNLGKGQISAKKEEPRQKEEKPLNDIYSWKKQFGPGRKPDLFRMERRNQNASDLRSPVQDKANNESFEPYRSEEVDESLLNSKPLKQFDQSYDNEYRSDPMGRNGGVLKLVREYYKQSDLGR from the coding sequence ATGGATACCTCTTTGTCTGCTGGACAGAATCACAACCGAGGGGGAAGGAACACGTTCCTTTCAAGAGTGTTTGGTATGCAGTCCAGCGATGTGACACCCCTAATGAACACAGAAGAAATGGGCTCATATCCAACAGACattgaagaaggacaacCACCACAGAACAGGGAGGACGAAATCAGGATACCTGAATCTGACCAAGACGAATCAAGctctgaagaggaagctCTGGGGGTTACTGAAAACTATGCATCAGGACCGGCAGTTGCACCTAAGGACCGTGAATTAGTCCCCTTAATGGACGGAACATCAATTGATTCTTTGCCGAAACTTGGCCAGTTATCTAGTGAAAGTATGAACTCCGACCAGATTGATGCTGAGAACGAAGCAAATATGAAAGAAGATATTCCGTTGTTTAAAAGGACAAAACCTAGCCCTGGGTATCCGGTACCCCCTCAAGATAAGGCGTATAAAACAGTGATTGGGAATCCGTTAGAAAATGCTGCACAAAGACACGATTTGTTTACAGCCAGTACGAATAATCAATATCAAAAACACAACAACATGCCAAATTCGTTTTTGAACTTTAAGAACCCAGCTTATGACAGACACAAGAATTTGAGGAAGAGTTTCATCGACGATGGCAAAACTAAAAACACACTGAAAAAGCCAAACATTCTTAATAACATTCACATTTTAAACAGAACCCCACTAAACAAAATTCATACATTGAGTCCGAAGGAGAAAGCACTGTGGAAATGGGCCAATGTCGAAAACGTGGATCTTTTTCTACAGGACGTTTACAACTATTTCCAAGGAAACGGGTTTACCTGTATtattttgcaaaaaatgttgaactTGGCCACTCTAATATTTGTCGTTTATATTTCGACTTATCTCGGGTACTGCATTGATTATGGAAAATTATCATCAAGTAATAGGTTCAAAGATATAACAAGAGGACACTGCTATTCTAATAACATTACTGGTTTTGTGAAATTCATGCTTTGGGTTTTTTACCTGTTCGTTTGTCTAAAGATTGTTCAGCTTTATTTtgacttcaaaaacttaACAGAAATCCATAACTTTTACAACTATTTGCTTAACATCTCGGACAACGACCTACAAACCATTCCATGGAAAACTGTAGTTGAACACATGATGCTTTTAAAGGATCAAAACGCTCTCACCGCAAATGTGGTTGAGGTTAAAGCCAAGAATAGGATCGATCCTCATGACGTTGCGAATCGCATAATGAGAAAGAGTAATTACTTGATTGCACTGTACAATAACGACATACTGGATCTTTCCTTACCTCTTCCACTATTAAGGACAAATTCTCTGACCAAAACATTAGAGTGGAATATAAACTTATGCATCATTGGTTACGCATTCAACGATGCTGGCTTTATCAAACAGGCGTTCCTAAAAGAATCACAAAGAGAGTATATAATAGAGGAACTACAGAAGCGATTCATGTTAGCGGGGTTTTTGAACATCATTCTTTCTCCATTTTTGGTAACATACTTTGTTCTATTGTACTTTTTCAGATATTTCAACGAGTACAAAACATCACCTGGGTCTCTGGGAACAAGACAATATACCCCAATGGCAGAGTGGAAGTTTAGAGAGTATAATGAGCTGTACcaccttttcaaaaaacgAATTGGATTGAGTGTTCCGCTGGCTGacaaatatataaaccaatttccaaaagaaaaggttAACATTATGATGAGATTCATTGCTTTCATTGCGGGATCGTTTGTGGCCATATTAGGTTTATTCACGATTCTTGATCCAGAAAGCTTTTTAAACTTCGAAATAACCAATGACAGATCTGCGCTATTTTACATAACGATTCTAGGAACTATATGGACAATTGCCCAAAGTTCAGTATCGCAAGAATATGCCGTTTTTGATCCGGAAGAAACTATACGAGATGTGGCAAACTACACCCATTACTTGCCACAAGAATGGGCGGAGCGGTATCACTCAGAGGAGGTGAAGCAAGACTTTTCAAAGCTTTACAATCTGAAGATTGTCATTTTGTTGAGGGAACTTGGCAGTCTTATCATCACACCTTTTGTGCTTTGGTTTTCTTTACCTAAATCGGCTAGCAAAGTAGTGGACTTTTTCAGAGAGACTTCAGTATATGTTGATGGCTTGGGTTACGTGTGCAAATATGCACTGTTTGATTcccttgaacaagaagtgCCGCCTGGAAATCAAAATGACATCTCGTCTATTTTGCGTAGCATTCCTGCACTCAAGATATCTAAACGCTTAGACGATGAGGGTCAACTAAGCGATTTGTCCAATAACGAAACAAAGGATGCTGCAATTAATAAGATGATGCAATCGTATTTATACTTCATGGACGATTATGGTAATGAAGAGAACAACCTGGGGAAAGGCCAAATATCagcaaagaaggaagaaccTCGccaaaaagaggaaaaaccTCTAAATGACATTTATTCTTGGAAAAAGCAGTTTGGTCCTGGGCGGAAACCCGATTTGTTTAGaatggaaagaagaaatcaaaatgCATCAGATTTGCGAAGCCCAGTCCAAGACAAAGCAAATAATGAAAGTTTCGAGCCTTATCGTTCCGAAGAAGTCGATGAATCTTTGTTGAACTCAAAGCCATTGAAGCAGTTCGACCAAAGCTATGATAATGAATACAGGAGCGACCCAATGGGGAGGAATGGTGGTGTTCTAAAATTGGTCAGAGAATATTACAAACAGTCTGACCTGGGGAGGTAA